In Ailuropoda melanoleuca isolate Jingjing chromosome 11, ASM200744v2, whole genome shotgun sequence, a genomic segment contains:
- the LOC117804459 gene encoding uncharacterized protein LOC117804459 → MNVDASLTSLIRRRKGEILTPRSVRGPGGGFASAPKRCESPPSVGHRHHAHSRRGARGRRRPAVTSGPLPAAGAEGPRPAPGIGRAAGQGAGRRAFPAARAVRSSLRLPASVRVVGRTAAQLRAAGSIQRTCRPRWSHRRTSATPRTSGGGCGQRRRGRKSTLPTSSSQIGSGGGRQRARGLLRRERRYVQAADPPSGGFLENLQSPASETGRCRGPPHFLHVVLSRGCTRGENKIFWRLWRARLVLWISRLWQYTPTRGITIKRRYAYGVQVPPHCGSLSSTFLTSYSPSLIFFCSLSITCTLPPRTFGTKQFPLTGMPSASLPAFQGTFHFAKPNSSAKRSGRPYIPTALCSPIIESVRLGHFILVICVNFFLAVQGVKTVDTVSYLDMSHKTAKLIQEALSACHVPSAVLGAGDTAVKNRAPSDGTHDSEKTNSRQMHEKLCVSGGNMYNQESSGLKGDRNREKREPKRDEGTSHLESERMRFWKREQQRRALKLACVSSIREQQDSRLEGSGRTQSGRTDRSDHVHTCMRHSVNACELNLLN, encoded by the exons ATGAATGTGGATGCATCTTTGACCTCATTGATA CGCCGGCGCAAGGGGGAAATTCTGACACCGAGGTCTGTGAGGGGCCCGGGCGGTGGCTTCGCCTCTGCTCCCAAACGGTGCGAAAGCCCCCCGAGCGTGGGCCACCGGCACCACGCCCACAGCCGGCGGGGGGCCAGGGGCCGGCGCCGACCCGCAGTGACGTCAGGCCCACTTCCAGCGGCCGGGGCGGAGGGTCCCCGGCCGGCGCCCGGGATTGGCCGAGCCgcagggcagggggcggggcggcGCGCGTTCCCAGCTGCCCGTGCGGTGCGCTCGAGCCTGCGGCTGCCGGCCTCGGTGCGCGTTGTCGGCCGGACAGCCGCTCAGCTGCGGGCGGCCGGAAGTATCCAAAGGACCTGTCGGCCGCGGTGGAGTCACCGTCGCACCTCAGCGACCCCGCGAACTTCCGGGGGAGGTTGCGGCCAGCGTAGGCGAGGCAGGAAGTCGACCCTTCCCACCTCCTCATCCCAGATTGGTTCCGGTGGCGGACGCCAAAGGGCGCGCGGGCTCCTGCGCCGGGAGCGCCGCTACGTGCAGGCTGCTGATCCGCCCAGCGGCGGCTTTCTGGAGAACCTGCAGAGCCCTGCGTCGGAAACAGGGCGGTGCCGTGGGCCCC CCCACTTCCTGCACGTGGTGTTAAGCCGGGGCTGCACCCGCggtgaaaacaaaatattctggCGACTTTGGCGTGCCCGCCTGGTGCTGTGGATTTCCAGGCTTTGGCAGTACACGCCCACGCGGGGGATTACAATCAAAAGAAGGTATGCTTACGGTGTTCAAGTCCCTCCACACTGTGGTTCCTTATCTTCCACATTCTTAACCTCTTACTCTCCctcactcatttttttctgttccttgagCATAACCTGTACTTTGCCTCCTCGAACCTTTGGCACAAAGCAGTTCCCTCTAACTGGAATGCCATCTGCTTCCCTACCAGCCTTTCAGGGTACTTTCCATTTTGCAAAACCCAATTCCAGTGCGAAGCGCTCCGGGAGACCATATATTCCCACAGCACTTTGTTCTCCTATTATAGAATCTGTAAGGCTGGGCCACTTTATCTTAGTTATTTGTGTGAACTTCTTCCTTGCTGTCCAGGGTGTGAAGACTGTTGACACGGTGTCTTATCTAGATATGTCTCACAAGACAGCAAAACTCATTCAAGAAGCTTTGAGTGCGTGTCATGTGCCCAGCGCTGTTCTCGgggctggggatacagcagtgaaaaacCGTGCCCCCTCCGATGGCACTCATGACAGTGAGAAGACAAACAGTAGACAAATGCACGAAAAGCTTTGTGTGTCAGGTGGTAATATGTACAATCAGGAAAGTAGTGGCTTGAAAGGAGATAgaaacagggagaagagggaacctAAGCGAGACGAGGGGACAAGTCATCTAGAAAGTGAGAGGATGAGATTTTGGAAGAGAGAGCAGCAAAGAAGGGCCCTGAAGCTGGCGTGTGTTTCCTCCATCAGAGAACAGCAGGACAGCCGGCTTGAGGGGAGTGGAAGGACGCAAAGTGGGAGAACTGACAGGTCAGATCATGTGCACACTTGCATGagacattcagtaaatgcttgtgAATTAAATTTATTGAATTGA